Below is a genomic region from Nilaparvata lugens isolate BPH chromosome 3, ASM1435652v1, whole genome shotgun sequence.
tctGACAATATGCGCTGTGGTTTACCAACTTCATTGGTCCATCTTTCGGTGATGCATCTGGCTAGTTTTTCACCAGTGATTTTACCAATAGGGAAGAACATTGTATACTTTGAGAACAAGCAGGTTAAGACAAAAATGAAGCGTTTTTGGTGCATAGACTGAGGTAGTGGCCCATAGATGTCAGCTGATATTAATTCAAGTGGTTGTGAAGGCAAGATAGGTATCATTTCTCCTGCTATGTGAAAACGGTTATGCTTTGTTTTTTGACAGATGTCGCAGGCTCTTATTAACTGTGTAACCTTTTTGTTCAACCCTTTGAAGTAACAACACGTTTTCAGGGCATGTATTGTTTTCTTTATACCAAAGTGACCAATTCGTTCATGTGTTTCCAAAATTACGTCCTTTTCCAGGGTGTGTGGTATGACTAGATGCCAAAAATCGGAGTTTTTATTAGCCTTATAAAATAAATGGTCGTTGAAGACAGTGTAGCGTTGTAGATACTGGTGTTTTTCTGCTGGAGGGTTGGATAACTTGCGAATGAGATCTGTGATTTTGTTGTCCATTGATTGTGCGCTTTTAAATTTTTCAGATGTGAGGAGTTCGGTGTGCAGGAGCGGCGATATATTGAAGGGTAACGGCACTGGTTGATCTTCGGCTACATAGCATTGGAATGTTGTCTCATTGGCATAGGTGTCACTCCTTCTCTGGACAAGAAATCAGCAGTTTGATTTCGTTTACCTGGCAGGTGAGTGAGTTCTAGATCAAATTCTTGTAACAACAGAAACCATCTAGACAGTCGGTTGTTGGTTAACTTGGCTGTTTTGAAGAAAGCCAGGGCCTTATGGTCTGTGTTGACAAAAATCTTTTGGCCTAACAACAACGTTCTATATTTCTTGCATACTTCGACAATGcttagtagttctttttccGTGACTGTGTACTTCTTCTGGGCTGCATTCATAGTCTTGCTAGAAAATGCTAtgactcctttttctccttttccatcatattgaaaaatttccgcACCTAAGGTGTAATCTGATGTGTCAACATTTATATGAAAAGGTTGGTTTAGATTTGGATGATTCAATATAACAGCTTTCAAAAAAGGATCCTTCAACTGGTTGAAAATTTCATCTTCCTTGAGCCCCCATGTCCATGGTTTAGAGGATGACAAAACATGACTCAGTTGTGCTGTATAATGAGACATCTGTTTGTTAAAGCGACGATAGAATTGTAGGAAACCAATAAAACGTTGAAGCTGTTTACGACTTGATGGAGATGGAAAGTTTTTTATAGCTGCTAATTTGTCAATGTCCTGCATGATACCTTTATCAGTTATGATGTGCCCGAGGTATTTAACTTTCTtggcaaaaaattcacattttgataactttaattTCATACCACATTTTATTAGTCTTCCGAATACTACATCAAGGTGTTGAATATGTTCTGCCACACtctgtgatgaaataattgcaTCATCAACGTAAAGAGCGCAAAAATCTGAAATGTCTTCACCAATTGATTGTCTTAGGCAGCGTATAAATATAGCCATTGCGTTTCTGATCCCAAAGGCAAGTCGGGTGAACCTGAGATTTCGGCCGTTGAAGAGGAAGGACAGGTAATCCCGAGACTCTTCTGCCACTTGTACCTGCCAGTATCCGGCGCTGAGGTCGACGGTGGAGTATATGGTCTTGCCATGGAACGTCTGCAACACCTGATCGATCTGGGCGGGAGCTTCACGGTCGTCGTCAAGAATCATGTTCAGCTGGCGA
It encodes:
- the LOC120350704 gene encoding uncharacterized protein LOC120350704; protein product: MDTYAVTKVSLLLWTRNQQFDFVYLAGKSGEPEISAVEEEGQVIPRLFCHLYLPVSGAEVDGGVYGLAMERLQHLIDLGGSFTVVVKNHVQLASVKTESGGAVLLRNAA